The Phacochoerus africanus isolate WHEZ1 chromosome X, ROS_Pafr_v1, whole genome shotgun sequence genome has a segment encoding these proteins:
- the LOC125117970 gene encoding melanoma-associated antigen B4-like yields the protein MPRRQKSKCHARVKRRQTRGETQSLKGAEAAPAAAAAEEESPSSPSSVSQGAPPSSPAAGTRQRPQAGRAPSSPEAGVSRPGAEAGAQSQDENGASASQAAPSTQSTRKDPLTRKASMLVQFLLEKYKMKEPIMQTALLKIINKKYKEHFPEILRRASERMELIFGLELKEVNRSSHTYTLVSKLSLPSDGGHGGQSDERGLPRSGLLMTLLGVIFMKGNRATEEEVWEFLNTLGVYAGRRHLIFGEPRRLITKDLVQQKYLKYRQVPHSDPPHHEFLWGPRAHAETTKMKVLEVLAKINDTVPSAFPNLYEEALKDEEERAGVRAEARATALAEARAPSRAKSRSSTHI from the coding sequence ATGCCTCGGAGGCAGAAGAGTAAGTGCCATGCCCGGGTGAAACGCCGCCAGACCCGGGGCGAGACCCAGAGTCTCAAGGGTGCCGAGGCCGCTCCTGCCGCTGCAGCAGCAGAAGAGgagtccccctcctccccctcttctgtCTCTCAGGGTGCTCCCCCGAGCTCCCCTGCTGCTGGCACTCGCCAGCGGCCTCAGGCAGGCCGAGCCCCTAGCTCTCCTGAAGCGGGGGTTTCACGCCCAGGAGCTGAAGCAGGTGCCCAGAGCCAAGATGAGAATGGTGCCAGCGCCTCCCAGGCAGCCCCCTCCACTCAGAGCACTCGCAAAGATCCCCTGACCAGGAAGGCCAGCATGCTGGTGCAGTTCCTGCTGGAGAAGTACAAGATGAAGGAGCCCATCATGCAGACAGCCCTGCTGAAGATCATCAACAAGAAGTACAAGGAGCACTTCCCTGAGATCCTCCGCAGAGCCTCTGAGCGCATGGAGCTGATCTTTGGCCTTGAGCTGAAGGAAGTCAACCGCAGCAGTCACACCTACACCCTCGTCAGCAAGCTGAGCCTCCCCAGCGACGGGGGCCACGGGGGCCAGAGTGATGAGAGGGGGCTGCCCAGGTCTGGTCTGCTGATGACGCTCCTGGGCGTGATCTTCATGAAGGGCAACCGTGCCACCGAGGAGGAGGTCTGGGAATTCCTCAACACGTTGGGGGTCTATGCTGGGAGGAGGCACCTGATCTTTGGGGAGCCCAGGAGGCTCATCACCAAAGATCTGGTGCAGCAGAAGTACCTCAAGTACCGCCAGGTGCCCCACAGTGATCCTCCTCACCATGAGTTCCTGTGGGGCCCGAGAGCCCACGCTGAAACCACCAAGATGAAAGTGCTGGAGGTTCTGGCCAAGATCAATGATACCGTCCCCAGTGCCTTCCCAAACCTGTATGAGGAGGCTCTGAAAGATGAGGAGGAGAGAGCAGGAGTGAGAGCcgaggccagggctacagctcttGCTGAGGCCAGGGCACCTTCCAGGGCCAAGTCCCGCAGCTCCACCCACATCTAG
- the MAGEB5 gene encoding LOW QUALITY PROTEIN: melanoma-associated antigen B5 (The sequence of the model RefSeq protein was modified relative to this genomic sequence to represent the inferred CDS: inserted 1 base in 1 codon; deleted 2 bases in 1 codon; substituted 1 base at 1 genomic stop codon), with protein MPRGQKGSVEDNNSQDEEHPCSSKLLPSTESTCSDTLTRKVGLLEQFLLYKHKMKQPIMKEDMLKIIDQKYHDXFAEILKRASECIEAVFAVDFKEDNTTIHSYDLVSKLKLSNNGRVSAGRGLPKTGLLMTVLGVIFMKGTYATEEDIWRFLNKMQVYAGKKHFIYGEPRKLINKDLVEAESXSDPPRYEFLWGPKAHMETSKMKVLEFLAKVNDTVPSAFSSQYEEALQDEEESSSQSCSQAWPYYHFQACSMSPRFSHLY; from the exons ATGCCTCGGGGTCAGAAGG GATCTGTTGAAGATAATAACAGCCAAGATGAGGAACATCCATGTTCCTCTAAACTCTTACCTTCCACTGAGAGCACATGCAGTGATACTTTAACTAGGAAGGTGGGTTTGTTGGAGCAGTTCCTTCTGTACAAACATAAAATGAAGCAGCCCATTATGAAGGAAGACATGCTAAAAATTATTGACCAAAAGTACCATGACTGATTTGCTGAGATTCTCAAGAGAGCCTCTGAATGCATTGAGGCTGTCTTTGCAGTTGACTTCAAGGAAGACAACACAACTATTCACTCATATGACCTTGTCAGCAAACTGAAACTCTCCAACAATGGGAGGGTGAGTGCTGGCAGGGGGCTACCCAAGACTGGTCTCTTGATGACAGTCTTAGGTGTGATCTTCATGAAGGGCACCTATGCCACTGAGGAAGACATCTGGAGATTCCTAAATAAGATGCAAGTATATGCAGGAAAGAAGCACTTCATCTATGGGGAGCCAAGGAAGCTCATCAACAAAGATTTAGTCGAGGCTGAAT ACAGTGATCCTCCACGCTATGAGTTCCTGTGGGGTCCAAAAGCCCACATGGAAACCAGCAAAATGAAGGTCTTGGAATTTTTGGCAAAGGTCAATGACACCGTCCCCAGTGCCTTCTCATCGCAATATGAGGAAGCTCTGCAAGATGAGGAA GAGAGCTCAAGCCAGAGCTGCAGTCAGGCCTGGCCATAC